The window GCCGCGCACATGCTCGATCGCAACGGCTATCTGGCCGGTTCCGACAAGGACCGCGCCGACGATCTCATGAAGATGTTCCGCGATGACAGCGTGTCCGCGATCATGTCGGTGCGCGGGGGCTGGGGATGTGCGCGCATCCTGCCGCTGCTCGACTATGCCGAGATCGCCCGCCATCCGAAGATATTCTGCGGTTTCAGCGACAACACCGCGCTGCATCTGGCGTTTGCCGCGCATACCGGGGTGCCGAGCGTGCATGGGCCGAACGCCTCGGCTTCGTGGCCGCAGGATGCGTGGGATGCCTTCCATGCGCTCGCCTTCGAGGGCGCGACGCCGACCTACAAGGTGCCCGCCAATGTCGGCACCAGCCTGTCCGCGCAGACCAACCCGGTGCGCACCTTCCATCCCGGCACCGCGCGCGGGCGGCTGCTCGGCGGCAATCTCACCGTGCTTTCGGCGCTGGTCGGCACGCCCTACCTGCCCGACTTCACCGGCGCGATCCTGTTCATCGAGGATACCAACGAGTCCGAATACCGGATCGACCGGATGCTGACGCAGCTCTCGCTCGCCGGGATCTTCGACAAGGTGGCGGGCATCGTGTTCGGCCAGTGTACCAACTGCGTCAACCCGGATGGCGGCTGGGGCAACTTCACGATCTACGAAGTGCTCGACCGGCAGTTCGCTTCGCTGGGCAAGCCCGCGTTCCAGGGCGCGGCGATCGGGCATATCGCCCATCAGGACAGTATTCCGGTGGGAATCCCGGCCGAGATCGATTCGATTGCAGGCACGATTCGCGTGCTGGAGCCGCTGACGGCCTGATCCCGCTGCCCAACCGGTGCGCCGGAGTAACGATTCGGTAAAAATCAGCCTCGGGTTTGCACTTAGGCTTTGCCCTTTCTTACGGAAAAGCTAGGGTTTTATACCGGGGTCGCGGGGGCGCGAAACCTGTCGTTAACCATTGTCTGCGATCCAGAGTTGGAAACATGGTTCGTAGAAATACGGAAAATACGGAAGGGTTTTGCGATGCGCGTCGATGCCAAGGCTCTGCTCGACCGGTTGGGCAAGCAGGAATTCGCCTACAAGGAATTTGCCGATCGCTTCAGTGAATTGGAGCTGTGGCCGCTGTTCGAAGCGCTGCTGAAAGATCCGCGCCTCGCCAGCCTCGACGATGCCGGCGACACGATCAGTGTCGAGGAGATCGAGGCGGTGGCAGGACTGGCGGCTTCCGCTGCGCCGGCGATGCCGGCCTTCGCGACAGCAGCGCCGGCGGCCCCTTCTGCCCCTTCTGCCCCTTCTGCCCCTGCGCTCAGCGCTGCGCAGAACGAGGCATTCAGTTCCCTGTTCGCACGCTACGAGAATCCCGAAGCGGCTCGTGTCGCCCCTTCCGTCCCTGCGCCTGCGCCCCAACGCCCCAAGCAGGACGTGCGTGCGATGCTGCGCGAGCTCTCGCAACTCAACCAGAGCGGCAAGCTCTGATGACGCGGAGCGACCGATTCGGAGTGAAAACCCCGTTTCGGGGCGCGTTTCCGGCAAGGGCGTCGCAAACGATTTTAGGGGGCGCTTCTGCGCTCGTGCAGCGGTGCCGGGGTGCAGGGGGCTTCACGGTAACGTCATGCTGCAATCAGATTAGCGTTCTGCGACAAGGCAAAGGCATTGCAGGGCATACTTTCCGGCGCGATTCCGGCGACTTGCGGAAGGGGCTTGGGGTCTGTCCCGTTAAGGAACGTTTCCGCAATGCAGCAAGATTGGATCTACCTACGTATTCTAGGAAATTCGCATCGATAGTAAACGGCGGGAAGAAAGTTCCGGGGGAACTTCTCGTTAACCATTATCTGCGAAATATTTCGTAGAAATACGGAGAAACTGCCGTGCGCGTCGATGCCAAGAAACTGCTGGCCAGAATGGGCAAGACCGACTTTGCCTATCAGGCGTTTACCGATCGCTTCAGCGAGCTGGAGCTGTGGCCGCTGTTCGAGCAGGTGCTCGGCGATCCGGCGATGGCGCAGCTTGCCGAGGAGCCCGCTCACGATGTGGCCGAGGCATTGTCGGCGCAAGCAACGGAAGCTGCCAACGCATCGCAGCATAGCGCTCCGATCCATGCGCTCTTCGCGCAATACGCCGCACTGCCCGCGCAGAGCGGCGATGTCATCGCATCCGCGAACCTTTTCAGGGACAGGTCCGCGCTGAACGGCTTCTCCCGTCCCACTCTGCACGGAGCCGGATAATGGCCCTTATCGTCTGTCATTCGCCCAAGGGCGGCACCGGCACCACTTTCGTTGCCGCACACCTCGCCCAGGGGCTGGTCGCGCAGGGCGCCGAAGTCACCGTGCTGACCACCGCAACTTTCGACCCGCTGCCGCTGCACTTCGCGCTGCCGCCTGCCACGCGCCTGCCTTCGCTGCTGGCGCCCGCCGACCAGGCGGTGGTGGTCAACGGCATCGATCTGCGTAAGATGACGCGCGCCGAACACGAGCCCGATTTCGCGGCGATGATCGGCGATCTGGGCTTTCTGGAAGCCGGTAACGAGCGCGTCATGATCGTCGATGTGCCTTCGGGACAGCTCGGTTTCGCGCGCTCGCTGCTGGAGATCGCGCAGCTGCACCTGTGCACGCTGACCGCTGCGCCGGAATGTCTCTCGATGATCCCGCGTCTGATCGATGGCGAGGATGGCGTGTGGGGCGCGCAGAGCATGCTCGTGCTCAACCGGCTTGACGAAACCCGCCGCCTGTCGCGCCATTCGGCCGCGTTCCTGCGCGAACTTGCCGGATCGCGCCTGCTGGGCCGTGTACGTCTGGACGAAGCGGTTCCCGAGGCGGGTGCCATGCTCCAGCCGCTGGACCGTTATGCGCCCACCAGCGCCGCGCTGACGGATCTGGTGCAGATCGCCCAGGCGGTCGGGGTGCGTCTCGAAGCGGAGGGCGTGGCGTTCGACACCTCCGCCGTCGACACCTCTGCCGTAGATACGCGGCAAGCTGCGGCGGACGTACGTCAGTCTGCCAAGCAGAGCCGCGTCGCATGAAGGATCGCCTGCTCTCTCCCGGTATCATGCGCCTGGTGGCGGTGGTGCCGATTGTGCTTATGGCCGCGCTCGTCATTGGCGTGCCGCTGGACAACAAGGCACAGTGGATGTTTGCAGGCGTCACCATCGCCGGCTGTCTGGTGCTCAAGCGCTGGAAAGGCCAGAAGGGCTCGCTTGCCCTTGGCATCCTCGCGGTCATCGTCTCGACGCGCTACATGTTCTGGCGCACGACCGAGACGCTGTCGTTCTCGACCCTGCCCGAATTCCTGTTCGGTTCGTGCCTCTACATCGCCGAGGCCTATGCCTGGATCATCCTGATCCTGGGCTTCATCCAGACCAGCTGGCCGCTCAACCGGCCTGTCGTGGAACCGATCGGGCCGTCGGACGTGTGGCCCACGGTCGATATTTACATTCCAACCTACAACGAAAGCCTCGAGATCGTGCGCAACACGGTCTTTGCGGCGATGGACGTCGACTATCCGGCGGACCGCGTGCGGGTGTTCATTCTCGACGACGGCAAGCGCCCGGATTTCCGCGCCTTCGCGAAGGAAGCGGGCTGCGGCTACATCACGCGTGACAACAACCTGCACGCCAAGGCGGGCAACCTGAA of the Novosphingobium sp. 9 genome contains:
- a CDS encoding LD-carboxypeptidase, whose protein sequence is MTFSALPRRSALGLLAAAPVMIGARGLARAAPTSPPRPPLRKPRALKAGDTLGLVAPAGFIADRFGLEEIMEAVRAMGLEPKPAAHMLDRNGYLAGSDKDRADDLMKMFRDDSVSAIMSVRGGWGCARILPLLDYAEIARHPKIFCGFSDNTALHLAFAAHTGVPSVHGPNASASWPQDAWDAFHALAFEGATPTYKVPANVGTSLSAQTNPVRTFHPGTARGRLLGGNLTVLSALVGTPYLPDFTGAILFIEDTNESEYRIDRMLTQLSLAGIFDKVAGIVFGQCTNCVNPDGGWGNFTIYEVLDRQFASLGKPAFQGAAIGHIAHQDSIPVGIPAEIDSIAGTIRVLEPLTA
- a CDS encoding cellulose synthase operon protein YhjQ/BcsQ, which produces MALIVCHSPKGGTGTTFVAAHLAQGLVAQGAEVTVLTTATFDPLPLHFALPPATRLPSLLAPADQAVVVNGIDLRKMTRAEHEPDFAAMIGDLGFLEAGNERVMIVDVPSGQLGFARSLLEIAQLHLCTLTAAPECLSMIPRLIDGEDGVWGAQSMLVLNRLDETRRLSRHSAAFLRELAGSRLLGRVRLDEAVPEAGAMLQPLDRYAPTSAALTDLVQIAQAVGVRLEAEGVAFDTSAVDTSAVDTRQAAADVRQSAKQSRVA